One part of the Tunicatimonas pelagia genome encodes these proteins:
- a CDS encoding toxin-antitoxin system YwqK family antitoxin has product MLVLTSGDVFSQTTTVEYYEDGSIKAEGKESDFGKEDIWKFYYPDGKLNSIEEYRHDTLHGKVQYFDFDEKLTGKEIWQYGLLEDSAYYYFPNGLVEKRGVYKNGLYQGQWQFFYESGQLKRVGNYQQGLPDGDWMFYHENGELWQTGSFADGKENGEWKFYTPKGKLEYSGQFEKGERVGDWYRYNTRGKKKKMKVETSENPN; this is encoded by the coding sequence ATGCTTGTTTTAACCTCGGGAGATGTTTTTAGTCAGACAACAACAGTTGAATACTACGAAGATGGATCAATAAAGGCAGAGGGGAAAGAGAGCGACTTTGGTAAAGAGGATATATGGAAATTCTACTATCCTGACGGAAAGCTTAACTCGATAGAAGAGTATCGGCACGATACGCTGCACGGCAAAGTACAATACTTTGATTTTGACGAAAAGCTGACGGGAAAAGAAATCTGGCAGTACGGACTACTGGAGGACTCAGCTTATTACTACTTTCCTAACGGGTTAGTTGAAAAGCGAGGCGTTTATAAAAATGGTTTATACCAAGGTCAATGGCAGTTTTTTTACGAAAGTGGGCAACTAAAACGCGTGGGGAATTATCAGCAGGGCTTACCTGATGGTGACTGGATGTTCTACCATGAGAACGGCGAACTCTGGCAAACCGGATCTTTTGCTGATGGAAAAGAAAATGGTGAATGGAAGTTCTACACTCCCAAAGGGAAACTAGAATACTCTGGGCAATTTGAGAAAGGTGAGCGAGTGGGCGACTGGTATCGCTATAATACCCGAGGGAAAAAGAAAAAGATGAAAGTAGAAACATCCGAAAACCCCAATTAG
- a CDS encoding sodium/sugar symporter yields MGFSTLDIIVFLVYCLFIVGLGLWVSRDKKGEEKNSEDYFLASRSLPWWAIGASLIASNISAEQFIGMSGSGYALGLAISTYEWMAAATLLVVGKFFLPVYIKKQIYTMPQFLADRYNDTVRTVMAVFWLLVYVFVNLTSVIYLGALSIETVMGIPFTYAVAGLAAFALLYSIYGGLTAVAWTDVVQVVFLVLGGLVTTYLALEIVGDGDVLGGLARLRDEAPKHFNMIINEGEMMIPDGQGGTRDAYMDLPGLSVLIGGMWIVNLSYWGFNQYITQRALAAKDLDNAQRGVLFAGFLKLLIPLIVVIPGIAAYVIVQNEELAGNFTQTMTDPDTGFIKPDRAYPTLLGLLPNGLQGVAFAALTAAIVSSLASMANSTSTIFTMDIYRHYFNKNASEANLVRTGRIVVLVAFIVACFVAPALGVLDQAFQFIQEYTGFVSPGVFAIFVFGVFWKKTTPKAALTAAILTIPLSTLFKFVTPNIPFIDRMGIVFLILAAIIIVMSRVEGRGRDQPNSVEIDSGLFKTSAKFNIGALLILGVLAALYAIYW; encoded by the coding sequence ATGGGATTTTCTACTTTAGACATTATTGTCTTCCTGGTTTACTGCCTGTTTATTGTGGGACTAGGACTGTGGGTATCGCGCGATAAAAAGGGGGAAGAAAAGAATTCGGAAGATTATTTTTTGGCAAGCCGCTCGCTACCCTGGTGGGCCATTGGAGCTTCACTTATTGCTTCTAATATTTCTGCCGAGCAATTTATCGGTATGTCCGGTTCGGGCTACGCCCTCGGACTGGCAATTTCTACTTATGAGTGGATGGCAGCGGCTACGCTGTTGGTAGTAGGTAAATTCTTTTTGCCCGTCTACATCAAGAAGCAGATTTACACCATGCCCCAGTTTTTGGCTGATCGTTATAACGATACGGTACGAACCGTGATGGCCGTATTCTGGCTACTGGTTTATGTATTTGTAAACCTTACCTCAGTCATCTATCTGGGCGCACTCAGCATTGAAACCGTCATGGGTATTCCTTTCACCTATGCTGTAGCAGGATTGGCCGCCTTTGCTTTGCTATACTCCATTTACGGAGGACTAACCGCCGTAGCCTGGACTGACGTAGTGCAGGTGGTGTTTCTGGTTCTGGGTGGATTGGTTACTACCTATTTAGCGTTGGAAATTGTGGGAGATGGCGATGTGCTGGGCGGACTAGCCCGCTTACGTGATGAAGCCCCTAAGCACTTCAATATGATTATTAATGAAGGCGAAATGATGATTCCCGACGGGCAAGGTGGCACCCGCGATGCCTACATGGACTTACCCGGACTAAGCGTACTGATTGGTGGTATGTGGATTGTGAACTTAAGCTACTGGGGCTTTAACCAGTATATCACGCAGCGAGCGTTGGCGGCTAAAGATTTAGATAATGCCCAACGCGGAGTGCTTTTCGCCGGATTCTTGAAGTTATTAATTCCTCTGATTGTAGTAATTCCCGGTATTGCGGCTTACGTGATTGTGCAGAATGAAGAGTTGGCAGGGAACTTTACCCAAACTATGACCGATCCCGATACCGGATTTATCAAACCGGATCGGGCGTATCCTACACTGCTGGGCTTGTTGCCTAACGGACTACAAGGGGTAGCATTTGCGGCACTTACCGCGGCGATTGTGTCGTCACTGGCTTCGATGGCAAATAGTACATCCACTATTTTTACCATGGATATTTATCGGCATTATTTCAATAAAAATGCCTCTGAGGCCAACTTAGTCCGCACCGGACGAATTGTGGTTCTCGTAGCTTTTATTGTTGCCTGCTTCGTAGCTCCGGCACTGGGAGTACTTGACCAAGCTTTCCAGTTCATTCAGGAGTATACCGGCTTTGTTTCGCCGGGTGTATTTGCCATTTTTGTATTCGGGGTATTCTGGAAAAAGACCACTCCCAAAGCCGCGCTCACTGCGGCGATTCTTACCATCCCACTTTCTACCCTATTTAAGTTTGTCACCCCGAATATACCGTTTATCGACCGGATGGGGATTGTCTTCCTGATCTTAGCAGCTATTATTATTGTAATGAGCCGGGTAGAAGGAAGAGGTAGGGATCAACCTAACTCGGTAGAAATTGATTCGGGACTCTTTAAGACCAGTGCTAAATTCAACATCGGGGCACTGCTCATTCTTGGAGTTCTGGCAGCGTTGTATGCGATTTATTGGTAG
- the galK gene encoding galactokinase: protein MNKQTIQTEFETRYGKPTLLVRSPGRVNLIGEHTDYNLGFVLPAAVDKEIIFALSPSSDKQSHFHALDLNETLDFDTQNFQKSEKTWANYGLGVIDQLQQLGHQVPAFSCVFGGNIPQGAGMSSSAALECGLAVGLNELFNLGIDRVDLVKLSQKAENEFVGMNCGIMDQFASVFGKDRHALKLDCRSLEYEYYPADISEYKLVLFNSAVKHSLVDSEYNVRRSQCEEGVALLQKLGENVASLRDATLPMLEKYQSHFDEVVYHRCAYIVKENQRVLDACQALANQDLATFGQKLYESQHGMQYEYEITVPETEFLVDQTRDEPAVLGGRQMGGGFGGCIINLIEEAEIDRIANQLAQTYKEKFNLDLEVYIADIVNGTEIMIDD from the coding sequence ATGAATAAGCAAACGATACAAACTGAATTTGAAACCCGCTACGGCAAACCAACCTTACTAGTGCGCTCCCCGGGTCGAGTCAACCTCATCGGCGAGCATACCGATTATAATTTGGGGTTTGTGCTTCCGGCAGCAGTAGATAAAGAAATCATTTTTGCCCTATCTCCTAGTTCTGACAAACAGTCGCACTTCCACGCGCTTGACCTAAACGAGACGCTAGATTTCGATACCCAAAATTTTCAGAAATCAGAAAAAACGTGGGCAAACTATGGCTTAGGGGTGATTGACCAATTGCAACAGCTTGGCCATCAAGTTCCGGCCTTTTCCTGCGTTTTTGGTGGAAATATTCCGCAGGGGGCGGGAATGTCATCATCGGCTGCCTTAGAGTGTGGTTTGGCCGTTGGGCTTAACGAATTATTCAATCTAGGCATTGACAGGGTAGATTTAGTTAAGCTTTCGCAAAAAGCGGAGAATGAGTTTGTGGGAATGAACTGCGGCATTATGGATCAGTTTGCCAGTGTGTTTGGTAAAGATCGCCATGCTCTGAAGCTAGATTGTCGTTCGCTAGAATATGAGTACTATCCGGCAGACATTAGCGAATACAAACTGGTGCTGTTCAATAGTGCCGTAAAGCATTCTTTGGTAGATTCAGAGTACAATGTTCGCCGTAGCCAGTGTGAAGAAGGAGTCGCGCTTTTACAGAAACTGGGTGAAAATGTAGCTAGCTTACGAGATGCCACTTTACCAATGCTGGAAAAATATCAGAGTCATTTTGACGAAGTGGTTTACCATCGCTGCGCCTATATTGTAAAGGAAAACCAGCGGGTGCTAGACGCTTGTCAGGCATTAGCGAATCAAGATTTAGCTACCTTTGGTCAGAAGCTCTACGAGTCGCAGCACGGTATGCAGTACGAATACGAGATCACGGTGCCCGAAACCGAATTTTTGGTAGATCAAACCCGCGACGAACCCGCTGTTTTAGGCGGACGACAGATGGGTGGCGGATTTGGTGGCTGTATCATCAACTTGATTGAAGAAGCCGAAATTGACCGTATTGCTAACCAGCTCGCTCAAACGTATAAAGAAAAATTTAATCTAGACTTAGAAGTATACATCGCCGATATTGTCAACGGAACCGAAATAATGATTGATGATTGA
- a CDS encoding UDP-glucose--hexose-1-phosphate uridylyltransferase has translation MEFNLTDHPHRRYNPLTGDYVLVSPHRTKRPWQGQVEKSEEEKRPEYDPDCYLCPGNERAGGEINPNYQNTFVFTNDFAALNQESPSGTYEVGGLLRARSETGICRVVCFSPRHDLTIPELSVSDIEKVIKLWQDEYRILGANPDINYVQIFENKGKMMGCSNPHPHGQIWAQSTVPNEPATEGKFQGDYYQRNRRSLLADYLKIEMKERERIVVENDHFVALVPFWAVWPYETMIISKRHIQHILQFNDEEKTAYAEILQQLTIRYDNLFETSFPYSAGIHQAPTDGLDHTEWHFHHHFYPPLLRSATVKKFMVGYEMLGDPQRDITAEMAAEKLRSLPDVHYKNEATKI, from the coding sequence ATGGAATTTAACCTTACTGATCATCCGCATCGCCGTTACAATCCACTCACCGGAGACTATGTGCTAGTTTCGCCCCACCGCACCAAACGACCCTGGCAGGGGCAGGTAGAAAAATCGGAGGAAGAAAAACGACCAGAGTACGATCCCGACTGCTATTTGTGCCCGGGTAATGAGCGGGCTGGTGGTGAAATTAACCCCAATTATCAAAACACTTTTGTCTTCACTAATGACTTTGCCGCGCTCAATCAGGAAAGTCCTAGCGGTACTTACGAAGTAGGTGGTCTGTTGCGAGCTAGGAGCGAGACCGGAATTTGCCGGGTAGTTTGTTTCTCACCCCGCCACGACCTTACAATACCCGAATTGTCGGTGAGCGACATTGAAAAAGTGATTAAGCTGTGGCAAGATGAGTACCGCATACTGGGAGCGAATCCGGACATTAACTACGTACAGATTTTTGAGAATAAAGGCAAAATGATGGGTTGTAGTAATCCGCACCCGCACGGGCAAATATGGGCGCAAAGCACGGTGCCGAACGAACCAGCTACCGAAGGAAAATTTCAAGGCGATTACTACCAGCGCAACCGCCGCAGTCTGCTGGCTGATTATCTGAAGATAGAGATGAAGGAGCGAGAACGGATTGTCGTAGAAAATGATCATTTTGTGGCGTTGGTACCCTTCTGGGCGGTTTGGCCCTACGAAACTATGATTATCAGTAAACGGCATATTCAGCATATTTTGCAGTTCAATGACGAAGAAAAAACCGCCTACGCTGAAATCCTCCAGCAATTGACTATCCGTTACGATAACCTATTCGAGACCTCTTTCCCATACTCCGCCGGAATCCACCAGGCTCCTACTGACGGTCTAGACCACACGGAGTGGCACTTCCATCACCATTTTTATCCCCCATTGCTTCGCTCTGCCACTGTAAAAAAATTTATGGTCGGCTACGAAATGCTCGGCGATCCCCAACGCGACATTACCGCCGAAATGGCTGCTGAAAAATTAAGAAGCTTACCAGATGTGCATTATAAAAACGAGGCTACTAAGATTTGA
- a CDS encoding helix-turn-helix domain-containing protein: MITRQDALNKLNGIILDGRQSATPSQWHEDVKRRAEEKPWKKRSQAVALAVLRTLRAKKMSQKELAEQLGVSAQLVNKWVKGKENFTFETVSKLEEALDIQLMQVTGLKKQTTKLKEYIMVEKVEKAKKSHKPTQTASTETKVIPMSRELSYIPDEQYAYS; encoded by the coding sequence ATGATTACACGACAAGACGCACTTAACAAACTTAACGGGATTATTTTAGATGGGCGGCAATCCGCGACTCCTAGCCAGTGGCACGAGGATGTAAAGCGACGCGCTGAAGAAAAGCCCTGGAAAAAACGATCTCAAGCAGTAGCCTTAGCCGTTCTACGAACCCTCCGCGCCAAGAAAATGAGTCAAAAAGAACTAGCTGAACAGTTAGGCGTATCTGCTCAACTAGTTAATAAATGGGTAAAGGGTAAAGAGAACTTTACTTTTGAAACAGTTTCAAAGTTAGAGGAAGCCTTAGATATTCAGTTAATGCAAGTTACTGGTCTTAAAAAGCAAACAACTAAGTTGAAAGAGTACATTATGGTGGAAAAGGTTGAGAAGGCTAAAAAGTCGCATAAACCTACTCAGACGGCTTCAACAGAAACCAAAGTGATTCCAATGAGCAGAGAACTTAGTTATATTCCTGACGAGCAATATGCCTACTCATGA
- a CDS encoding GNAT family N-acetyltransferase has product MNHFPKIETNRLLLTELKAADIPTIVKHAFNPKISDFTGNIPYPYSEKDAIYWLNLANQGFRSGANVIFAIRLKPQEEFIGGISLTIERRFNRAEIGYWIAEPFWNQGLTTEATKAIVKFGFEILNLNKLTSSHLAKNIASGKVMQKAGMVKEGELKEHILKDSEYHDLILYGLTKTDYVTRI; this is encoded by the coding sequence ATGAACCACTTTCCAAAAATAGAAACCAACAGGCTACTTCTTACTGAGTTGAAAGCAGCCGATATTCCTACTATTGTCAAGCACGCTTTCAATCCGAAAATATCAGACTTCACAGGAAATATACCTTATCCGTACTCAGAAAAAGACGCGATCTACTGGCTAAATCTGGCGAATCAAGGATTTAGAAGCGGAGCAAATGTTATTTTCGCAATTAGACTAAAACCTCAAGAAGAATTTATTGGAGGAATAAGTTTGACCATTGAGCGAAGATTCAATCGGGCAGAAATTGGCTATTGGATTGCCGAACCGTTTTGGAACCAAGGTTTGACTACGGAAGCCACAAAGGCGATAGTAAAGTTCGGTTTTGAGATACTCAATTTGAACAAACTAACCTCATCGCATCTCGCCAAAAACATAGCTTCAGGAAAAGTGATGCAAAAGGCTGGAATGGTCAAAGAAGGTGAATTGAAGGAGCATATTCTCAAAGATTCTGAATACCATGATCTGATTTTGTATGGACTTACTAAAACTGATTACGTTACACGAATATAA
- a CDS encoding type II toxin-antitoxin system HicB family antitoxin produces the protein MEKLLKLHIEKLPEGFYLATSDTIQGLVAQGRTLNETIEIARDIAKKLIEAQEGEGAEDKLTTIDDNFDYSIVVGV, from the coding sequence ATGGAAAAATTACTGAAACTGCATATTGAAAAACTTCCAGAGGGATTTTACTTAGCAACATCTGACACAATTCAAGGTTTGGTAGCGCAAGGAAGAACTTTGAATGAAACCATAGAGATTGCAAGAGATATTGCTAAAAAATTGATTGAAGCCCAGGAGGGAGAAGGAGCAGAGGATAAGCTAACTACTATAGATGATAACTTTGATTATTCAATAGTTGTCGGAGTTTAG
- a CDS encoding type II toxin-antitoxin system HicA family toxin, with translation MATMEWHNEETKRFTTIPNYPGDMPEGTLRAILKQANVSPDEFLQN, from the coding sequence ATGGCCACCATGGAATGGCATAATGAAGAAACTAAACGATTCACTACTATTCCTAATTATCCTGGCGATATGCCTGAAGGAACACTGAGAGCTATCCTGAAGCAAGCTAATGTTTCACCAGACGAATTTCTGCAAAATTGA
- a CDS encoding carbon-nitrogen hydrolase family protein, producing the protein MQKQLIVGLAQISPVWLDREATLVKVADYVNQAAEQGCRLVAFGEALVPGYPFWLERTNGAQFNSPVQKELHALYLREAVVVEEHLSDLQKLAQQKQIAVYLGCIERAMDRGGHSVYCSLVYIDTKGEVGSVHRKLMPTYDERLAWSPGDGHGLRVHPLGAFTVGGLNCWENWMPLPRAALYAQGEDVHVAVWPGSQRNTQDITRFIAQEARSYVISVSALMRKSDIPDDVPQSTQIKENSDEYLTDGGSCVASPDGSWLLEPQVGEEGLYTATLDHQKIREERQNFDPSGHYSRPDVTQLMINRERQSVVKFREE; encoded by the coding sequence ATGCAAAAACAACTCATCGTTGGCCTAGCCCAAATTTCCCCGGTATGGCTAGACCGGGAAGCAACGCTGGTAAAAGTAGCCGATTACGTAAACCAAGCAGCCGAGCAGGGCTGCCGGTTAGTAGCGTTTGGAGAAGCTTTGGTTCCCGGTTACCCGTTTTGGTTAGAACGAACCAATGGTGCCCAATTCAACTCACCTGTTCAAAAGGAGCTACACGCGCTTTATCTACGAGAAGCCGTAGTGGTAGAAGAGCATTTGAGTGATCTGCAAAAATTAGCGCAGCAAAAGCAAATTGCTGTGTATTTGGGCTGTATCGAGCGAGCGATGGATCGGGGTGGACACAGTGTTTACTGCTCGTTGGTTTATATTGATACTAAAGGAGAAGTTGGTTCGGTACACCGTAAACTGATGCCAACTTATGATGAGCGACTGGCTTGGTCACCGGGTGACGGTCACGGACTGCGAGTGCATCCGCTGGGCGCATTTACCGTAGGCGGGCTGAATTGCTGGGAGAATTGGATGCCGTTGCCTCGGGCTGCTCTTTATGCTCAAGGCGAAGATGTGCACGTAGCCGTTTGGCCGGGTTCTCAGCGAAATACGCAAGATATTACCCGTTTCATCGCCCAAGAAGCCCGCTCCTACGTCATCTCGGTTTCGGCACTAATGCGAAAATCGGATATTCCTGACGATGTGCCGCAATCGACACAGATCAAAGAAAACAGTGATGAGTATTTGACCGACGGAGGTTCTTGTGTCGCCTCACCCGATGGAAGTTGGTTGCTGGAACCGCAGGTAGGTGAAGAAGGGCTATATACTGCTACGCTGGATCATCAGAAAATTCGAGAAGAACGGCAAAACTTTGACCCCTCCGGTCACTACTCTCGCCCTGATGTTACTCAGCTTATGATAAATAGAGAGCGCCAAAGCGTAGTGAAATTCCGTGAGGAGTAA
- a CDS encoding PVC-type heme-binding CxxCH protein: protein MITFQKKFTDGVFGILGAAIIAVGLGGCSNSNTSGLSVEKDSHIVLIGNNLASRMMHFGHFETEMQLRYPEHSLFIRNMADPGNTPGFRPHSSRNSPWAFPGAEKFQDELANDSGSEGHYPTPDEWLTSLEADIILAFFGYNESFEGEEGLENFRAELDAFIDHTLSQNYNGDSSQAVQLAIVSPIAFENLSDQYDLPDGTKENANLAMYTQAMQEVASENGVHFVDAYNPTKGWFSEAEAALTIDGFQLTDDGYRQFADLLADKVFGEKEAGAEEHRALVHEAVMEKNWMWHNDYKIPNGVHVYGRRYEPFGPDNYPAEIKKLGEMAAIRDEAIWQATQGEEMDLAAADAQTSPLPPVESNYKSEEASGSDEYLYGQDALDKFTMAPGYKIELFASEQEFEDLANPVQLSFDNQGRLWVATMPSYPHYKPGDGKPNDKIIILEDTDGDGKADKQTTFADGLHLPVGFEIAPEGVYVSQPQDLLLFKDTDGDDQADVREVLLSGFDDHDTHHMHSAYTGDPSGAIYMGEGVFLHTNVETPYGPLRATNGGFYRYNPQRRRLERVAQLPIPNPWGIAFDEWGQDFYADTSGPDVHWMMPGEVNPRYGVATAESRNLIEDAHRVRPTSGLEFVSSRHFPEEVQGDLLINNTIGFLGTKQHSMVDDGTGFESRHRHDLVQSSDPNFRPVDMEFAADGSLYLVDWHNMLVGHMQHNARDPYRDHVHGRIYRITYPDRPLVESAEIAEASMDQLLENLKLPEYRTRYRTRRELRGRNSPELPSKLKGWVEGLDESDAHYEHHLLEALWVSWGLNQVNQDLLRRLLKAEDYRVRSAATRVLRYTGHQVEDQADLLMQMAQDEHGRVRLEAIVAASWLDKEQGLPIVEVAGEKPIDEWMQTTYETALAHLNGRSMQEEKDESISTQLAGAERELFIKGKEIYNEEGYCGTCHQPDGGGLSASQFPPLAGTQWVLGNEERLIKLTLHGLMGPIEVLGKEYPGQVPMTQFGGLLNDEELASVLTYVRNSFGNEASAISPEKVKEVRAATADKTGFYSPKELLEEHPLEN, encoded by the coding sequence ATGATAACCTTTCAAAAGAAATTTACCGATGGTGTCTTCGGTATATTAGGTGCTGCCATAATAGCCGTTGGGCTGGGTGGCTGCTCTAATTCCAACACTTCTGGCCTATCGGTAGAAAAAGATTCCCACATTGTTCTTATTGGTAATAACTTAGCCTCCCGAATGATGCACTTTGGTCACTTTGAGACCGAGATGCAATTGCGCTATCCCGAACATAGTTTGTTCATTCGTAATATGGCTGATCCGGGGAATACACCCGGGTTTCGTCCCCATTCTAGCCGAAACTCGCCTTGGGCCTTTCCTGGAGCGGAAAAGTTTCAGGACGAACTAGCCAACGATTCCGGGAGTGAAGGGCATTACCCAACCCCCGACGAATGGCTGACTAGTTTGGAAGCCGATATTATCCTAGCGTTTTTTGGGTACAATGAATCCTTTGAGGGTGAAGAAGGGCTAGAAAATTTCCGGGCTGAACTAGATGCTTTTATTGACCATACGCTCAGTCAGAACTACAACGGCGACTCATCGCAGGCGGTACAATTAGCAATTGTGTCACCCATCGCTTTTGAAAACCTGTCCGACCAGTATGATCTGCCCGACGGAACAAAGGAGAACGCGAACTTGGCTATGTATACCCAAGCCATGCAGGAAGTAGCGTCAGAAAATGGGGTACACTTTGTAGATGCTTACAACCCCACCAAAGGTTGGTTTAGTGAGGCCGAAGCTGCCCTAACGATTGACGGTTTTCAACTGACCGATGACGGCTACCGTCAGTTCGCTGACTTACTGGCCGATAAAGTATTTGGTGAGAAAGAGGCAGGGGCCGAAGAGCACCGGGCCTTAGTACACGAGGCGGTGATGGAGAAGAACTGGATGTGGCACAACGACTACAAAATACCGAACGGCGTACACGTATACGGTCGTCGTTACGAACCCTTTGGCCCCGATAATTATCCGGCTGAGATCAAGAAGCTTGGGGAGATGGCCGCTATTCGGGACGAGGCTATTTGGCAAGCTACCCAAGGGGAAGAAATGGATTTAGCCGCTGCTGATGCCCAAACGAGTCCGCTACCTCCGGTAGAATCTAATTATAAATCGGAAGAAGCTAGCGGTAGCGATGAGTACCTCTACGGACAGGATGCCTTAGATAAATTCACGATGGCCCCCGGTTATAAAATTGAGCTGTTTGCCTCTGAGCAGGAGTTTGAAGATTTGGCAAATCCGGTACAGCTATCATTTGATAATCAAGGAAGGCTTTGGGTAGCTACCATGCCGAGCTATCCGCATTACAAACCCGGCGATGGTAAACCCAATGATAAAATCATCATTCTGGAAGATACCGATGGTGACGGCAAAGCCGATAAGCAAACAACCTTTGCCGATGGCTTACACCTGCCCGTGGGCTTTGAGATTGCCCCCGAAGGAGTGTACGTTTCGCAACCACAAGACTTACTGTTGTTCAAAGATACTGACGGCGATGACCAAGCCGATGTGCGCGAAGTCTTGCTCAGCGGTTTCGACGATCATGATACCCACCACATGCACAGTGCGTATACGGGAGACCCCTCAGGAGCTATTTACATGGGTGAAGGAGTGTTCTTGCATACGAATGTAGAAACCCCCTACGGTCCGCTGCGGGCTACCAACGGTGGATTTTACCGCTACAATCCGCAACGGCGACGGTTGGAGCGCGTAGCGCAATTGCCTATCCCTAACCCTTGGGGCATTGCTTTTGATGAATGGGGGCAAGATTTTTACGCAGATACATCAGGGCCAGACGTACACTGGATGATGCCGGGTGAGGTGAATCCCCGCTACGGAGTAGCCACGGCTGAATCCCGCAACCTGATTGAAGATGCCCATCGGGTGCGGCCTACCTCGGGGCTAGAGTTTGTTTCCAGTCGTCACTTTCCCGAAGAGGTGCAGGGCGATTTGCTGATTAACAATACCATCGGGTTTTTAGGAACCAAGCAGCATAGCATGGTAGATGATGGTACCGGGTTCGAGAGTCGGCATCGGCACGATTTGGTGCAAAGCTCTGATCCTAACTTTCGCCCGGTGGATATGGAATTTGCGGCCGACGGCTCACTTTATCTGGTAGATTGGCATAATATGCTGGTGGGGCATATGCAGCATAACGCTCGTGACCCTTACCGCGACCACGTACACGGACGCATCTACCGTATCACCTATCCTGACCGTCCGCTGGTGGAATCGGCTGAAATTGCCGAAGCCAGTATGGATCAACTGCTAGAAAATCTGAAACTTCCCGAATATCGTACCCGCTACCGCACCCGCCGTGAACTGCGAGGACGCAACTCACCCGAACTGCCTTCTAAACTGAAAGGTTGGGTAGAAGGCTTAGATGAGAGCGATGCTCATTACGAACACCACTTACTAGAAGCCCTTTGGGTAAGCTGGGGACTTAATCAGGTGAATCAGGATTTACTACGCCGACTACTTAAAGCGGAAGACTATCGGGTTCGATCAGCAGCTACTCGGGTACTACGCTACACCGGGCATCAGGTAGAAGACCAAGCTGATCTACTGATGCAGATGGCGCAGGACGAGCACGGTCGGGTTCGCTTAGAAGCTATCGTAGCAGCCTCCTGGCTGGATAAAGAGCAAGGACTGCCCATTGTAGAAGTTGCGGGTGAAAAACCGATAGACGAGTGGATGCAGACTACCTACGAAACAGCACTAGCCCACCTGAACGGACGCTCTATGCAGGAAGAAAAAGACGAGTCTATTTCTACCCAACTGGCCGGAGCCGAACGAGAGCTATTTATTAAAGGTAAGGAGATTTACAATGAGGAAGGCTACTGCGGAACCTGTCATCAACCCGATGGGGGTGGATTGAGTGCTTCGCAGTTTCCTCCGTTGGCGGGAACGCAGTGGGTGTTAGGTAACGAAGAACGTTTAATTAAGCTAACCCTTCACGGACTGATGGGACCAATTGAAGTATTAGGGAAAGAGTATCCGGGACAGGTACCGATGACCCAATTTGGCGGACTACTGAATGATGAGGAACTGGCATCGGTGCTCACCTACGTGCGAAATTCGTTTGGTAATGAAGCTTCGGCTATTTCACCAGAGAAAGTGAAGGAAGTACGCGCTGCTACCGCCGATAAAACTGGATTCTATTCGCCCAAGGAATTACTAGAAGAACATCCACTTGAGAATTAG